In the Danio rerio strain Tuebingen ecotype United States chromosome 8, GRCz12tu, whole genome shotgun sequence genome, one interval contains:
- the LOC141374992 gene encoding E3 ubiquitin-protein ligase RBBP6-like isoform X1, which produces MSCVHYRFQSRLTYDSLQFEGLNISAGELKRQIMRSKRLKFCQLKISNAQTDEEYTDDALIPKNTSVIIRRIPAAGLKSSNRRFVGHQAGRWREPSPRADPSLLSLEQLLKTENLAEAKASEEDKLKAVMYQSSLCYYSSSEAMRLLGIPGHHIRHCPTNVGSRSAPHKRIRKSTGIPRSFLLEVDDPDRKGVMIDGSGRYVIPIIDAEAYAAEKRKRPSFSCQTEPLPSSSSAGAASSVRDAGGKRSRSPSSPETRGDQKRPRR; this is translated from the exons atgtcttgtgttcactacaggttccagagtcgactcacctacgactcgctccagtttgaaggcctcaacatcagcgcgggggagctgaagcggcagatcatgaggagcaagaggctgaagttctgccagctgaagatcagcaacgcccagactgatgaag aatacacagatgatgctctcatccctaaaaacacgtcggtcatcatcagacggatccctgcggcgggactgaagtcctcaaacagaagatttgttgg acatcaagctggacgctggcgtgaaccttcacctagagctgatccttcactcctctcactggagcagttgttgaag actgagaatctggctgaggcaaaggcgtcagaggaggacaagctgaaagcggtgatgtaccagtccagcctgtgctactactccagcag tgaggccatgaggctgcttgggatcccgggacaccacattaggcactgccccactaatgtg ggcagccgctccgcgccgcacaagcgcatccggaagagcacagggattccccgcagcttcctgttggaggtggacgacccagaccgaaagggagtcatgatagacggcagcggccgatacgtcattcccatcatagacgc tgaggcctatgctgctgagaagagaaagaggccgtccttctcctgccagaccgagcctttgccctcctcgtcctcagcaggtgcggcatcttcggtccgggacgccggagggaaacggtcccgctccccatcttcaccagagacgcgcggcgaccagaagagaccacgtcgctga
- the LOC141374992 gene encoding E3 ubiquitin-protein ligase RBBP6-like isoform X2 has product MSCVHYRFQSRLTYDSLQFEGLNISAGELKRQIMRSKRLKFCQLKISNAQTDEEYTDDALIPKNTSVIIRRIPAAGLKSSNRRFVGHQAGRWREPSPRADPSLLSLEQLLKTENLAEAKASEEDKLKAVMYQSSLCYYSSRAAAPRRTSASGRAQGFPAASCWRWTTQTERES; this is encoded by the exons atgtcttgtgttcactacaggttccagagtcgactcacctacgactcgctccagtttgaaggcctcaacatcagcgcgggggagctgaagcggcagatcatgaggagcaagaggctgaagttctgccagctgaagatcagcaacgcccagactgatgaag aatacacagatgatgctctcatccctaaaaacacgtcggtcatcatcagacggatccctgcggcgggactgaagtcctcaaacagaagatttgttgg acatcaagctggacgctggcgtgaaccttcacctagagctgatccttcactcctctcactggagcagttgttgaag actgagaatctggctgaggcaaaggcgtcagaggaggacaagctgaaagcggtgatgtaccagtccagcctgtgctactactccagcag ggcagccgctccgcgccgcacaagcgcatccggaagagcacagggattccccgcagcttcctgttggaggtggacgacccagaccgaaagggagtcatga